Genomic window (Candidatus Methanoperedens sp.):
GAACAACAGCAGTAGGGGTGAAAGCAGTGGATGGAGTGGCTTTACTGGTGGACAAGAGGATTACGAGCAAACTTTTGGAAGCGGAATCCATAGAAAAAATATTCCAGATTGATGATCATATCGGGGCAGCCACATCAGGGCTTGTGGCGGACGCCAGGGTGCTCATAGACCGCGCCCGCGTGGAATCCCAGATCAACAAAGTTACGTATGATGAACCTATCGACGTCGAGACGCTTTCCAAAAAAATCTGCGACTTTAAACAATCATATACGCAATACGGCGGAGTAAGACCCTTTGGGACAGCTCTTCTTATCGCCGGCGTTGATGACAGCAAAGCCCGGCTTTTTGAGACAGACCCCAGCGGCGCCTTACTGGAATACAAAGCCACAGGCATCGGTTCTGGAAGGACTGAAGCGATGGAAGTCTTCGAGAAGAAATATACCAACGATATTAAATTAGAGGGGGCTATTATTCTTGGGCTCGATGCCCTTTACAGCACTGCCGAAGGGATATTCAATGCTTCGACTATTGAAGTGGGAATAATCGAGCTCTCAACCAGAAAATTCAGAAAGCTCGCTCCTTCCGAAGTGGAGAAATACGTGGAGCAGGTCGTGAAGTCGCATGCTTCTGAAGCCAAGGGAAAGGAAAAGAAAAAGAAAACTGAAGAGTGAGCTGAAATGGTCGCTCTGGATGAGTCAATAATCGCACGACTCAAGACACACGGCAAGACGTTTGAGGTTTTTGTGGAGCCTGAGGGAGCACTGGCTCTTAAAAGGGGAGAGGCTGTTAAACTTGAAAACATCCTTGCAGTCGAGGACGTGTTCCTCGACGCAAAGAACGGCGACAGACCTGCAGAGCAGGACGTTATAAGTGCCTTCGGCACCACGGACGCGATTAAGATTGCAGAAAAAATCATTCTGGAAGGAGAGCTTCACCTTACCACAGAGCAGAAGAAAAAGATCCAGGAGGAAAAAAAGAGGCGCGTAATAAATATTATCGCTCAAAATGCCATAAACCCGCAGACAAAAGCACCGCATCCCCCAGCAAGGATCGAAGCGGCTATGGATGAGGCTGGTGTGCATATTGATCCCATGAAAGAGGTGGATGAAATGGTCAGCATCACGATGAAAGCGATAAGACCGATTATCCCGATACGTTTTGAAGAGGTAAAGATCGCGGTGAAACTTCCGGCAGAATATGCTGCGAAAGCATACGGCAGCGTTGCAGGCTTTGGCAACCTCACAAAACAGGAATGGCAGAACGACGGTTCATGGATAGGTGTTATAACCATCCCAGCAGGGAGACAGGACGAGCTGTACAGCCTCTTGAACAGGCTGACAAAAGGCAGTGCAGAGACTAAATTTTTAAAGTGATTGAAATGGAAAAAAAACTAGTAATCCCAGGTGAATTTTTATCCGATGATGTAACTCTTGCAGACGAGGGTACATATGTCGAAGATGGTAAGGTATTCTCCTCAGTCTTCGGCATAGCGTCACTGAAAAACCATATAAGGGTGGTTCCGCTTTCAGGTAAATATATTCCAATCCCAGGTGACATGATCATAGGCGTAATAACCGAAGTCTCTTTTTCGAACTGGATTGTGGATATCCGCTCGCCCTACGAGGGTTTGCTGCACATATCCGAATTCCCGAGAAGAATCGAGAGCCAGGACATGTCCAGATATCTTACTGTCGGGGATTCGATAATGGCTCTGGTAAGGGATGTAGATGCCAATATGAAAGTTGAATTGACTCTCAATGACCAGAGGTTGAGGCAGATAAAGGAAGGGCGCATTATCGAGGTCACACCTTCTAAAGTGCCCAGATTGATAGGCAGGAGCGGTTCGATGATTGCCATGCTGAAAAATGAGACAAACTGCAATATCTTTATCGGGCAGAATGGTAGGATATGGATGACGGGTAAGGACAAGGATCTGGATCTGGCTGTGAAGGCTATCTCCAAGATCGACAGAGAATCTCATATTTCAGGTCTGACTGACAGGATCATCAAGTTTTTAAAAGAAGAAAAAAGCGGGCAGGTTAAAGAACCTGAAAAAGAAGCCAAGAAAGAGATTAAGACAGAAGAACATGGTAAGGAAGAAAAATCGGAAGCAGAGCATGAAGAGGAAAAACCTGGAGGAATTCTGGACGAGCTCCTCGGGGATAAATAATTTACTTTTCATAATATAAAAAGAAGGAGAAAAGACAAGAGGAATTTTATGAGTAAACCAGAAAAGTTGTTAGAAAACGGTATCCGCCTTGACGGCAGAAAACCGGATGAACTAAGACCCATTAAAATCAAAGTGGGTGTTTTGAACAGAGCAGACGGCTCATGCTATTTTGAATTCGGGGGAAACAAGGTAATTGCAGCTGTTTATGGACCAAGGGAGGTTCACCCGCGTCACCAGCAGAAGTCAACCAGCGCTGTTGTAAGATACAGGTACAACATGGCATCCTTCTCAGTTGAGGAACGCAAGCGGCCAGGTCCGGATAGGCGAAGCATTGAAGTGTCTAAGGTAAGCCGCGAAGCGCTCGAGGCTGTGATATTCGAGGAATATTTCCCCCGCTCCGCAATCGATATCTTTGTGGAAGTGCTGCAGGCGGACGCTGGTACGAGAACAGCAGGGATTAATGCCGCTTCCATAGCTCTTGCTGATGCCGGCATACCTATGAAAAGCCTGGTCTCAGCCTGTGCTGTGGGGAAGGTAGATGATACGCTTGTTCTTGACCTGAATAAGGATGAAGATAACTACGGGCAGGCTGATATGCCCATCGCAATGACGCCAGAAGGTAAGATCACGCTGCTTCAGATGGACGGGCATCTCACCAAGGAAGAGTTCAAGGAAGGACTCGAGATGGCAAAGACCGGATGCCTTGCCATTCACGAGATGCAGAAAGCTGCGCTACTGGAGAAATACGCTTCACAGATGGAGGGTGATGTCCTTGAGTAACGAGGTAATGGCAGAACTCCGCAAGGATTATATCTACAACCTTATGGTTAAAGGGGAAAGAGAGGACGGGAGAGCTTTTGACCAGTACAGGGAAATAACAATCGACACCAATGTCATTGAAAAGGCTGAAGGGTCTGCACGCGTAAAACTGGGAGACACGCATCTCGTAGTCGGCGTGAAAATCCAGCCCGGCACACCGTTCCCAGATACGCCAGACCAGGGAGTGATTATCACCAACCTTGAGCTTATACCCTTAGCTTCGCCTGTATTTGAATCTGGACCTCCGAGGGAGGATGCCATCGAACTTGCGAGGGTGGTGGACAGGGGTATCCGTGAGTCAGGAGCCATTGATCTTGCCAAGCTGTGCGTAACAGCCGGAGAGAAGGTATGGATGGTTTTCATAGACGTGCATGTACTGGACGATGGAGGGAATATTATGGATGCCGCATCGCTCGGCTCCATAGCCGCGCTGATGACAGCAAAACTGCCTGCCAAGCGCTTCGATCTCGGCGAGGATTCGCCCCTTCCGATACGGGATGTACCTGTGGCTGTAACCGCTGTCGAGGTGGGAGGTTCAATAATGCTTGACCCATCGCTGAATGAAGCGAGCATAGCAGGGACGAAGCTTACAGTTATATCCAATCAGGATGGTTGCCTGTCCGGGATGCAGAAAAGCGGCGTACACCCCCTCACCACAGAGCAGATAAATTATATAGTGGATATTGCAATTGAGAAAGCAAAAGAGCTAAGGCAAAAATTCCTTGAGGTATAATCATGGTTGAAACTACAGCGAAAGGCAGGAAATCAAGAACAGCAGGCAGATTCGGTGTGAGATACGGCACAAAGAGCAGAAAGCTTGTGGCAGATATCGAAGAGAAAATGCGTGCTGAATATACATGTTCAAAATGCGGAGCCAAAAAAGTGAAAAGGACAGGAACAGGCATCTGGCAGTGCACCAAATGTTTGCATACTTTTGCAGGCGGGGCGTATGTGCCCCAGACTTCGGCGCACCTCACTGTGCTGAGGGCTGTCCAGGGTGAGAAAGTCGTTAGCCTGGAAGCGGAAGAATAAGCATGGTCTATAAATGCACCCGCTGTAAAAGAGCCGTAGAGATCGATTACGAATACAGCGGCATCCGCTGTCCCTACTGCGGTCATAGAATACTTGTCAAGGAAAGACCAGTGGTTGTCAAACGCATCAAAGCTGAATGATTATTACCACGGCGCGTAAACCTTCTTCAAAAATACGGATTTTTTGCAAGCATCTGGGCAGGTTCACTGGCTGGGAATACCTCACCCGGGGAAAAACCAGTTTATCGAGCCTGACAGATGAACCTTTTTTGCTGGTGGGAGAACATAAAGGGAATCCGGGAAGCTTTAAATTTTTTTCAAAAGGCAGATGTATTCTCTCTATCCACGCAAATGTATCACTCGATAACGAGATAGAGGCTGGCGAAGCGCCTGCTATTGAAGGCGAGAGCCCTCTTGCCATTGCCCTGGGAAAAGCCACGGGGCTTACGATGGGTAATAGTTCGAAACGGGTTATCCATGTTAATGGCAGAATCGAATTTATTGAGAAAGGGGTACCCTGTATCATATTGACAGTGCTGGCAGTGAGAGGCGAAGGAATTGTTTGAATCAGTCCCCGTATTTAAATACGGGGTTTTCAGGAAGGAAGAAATTAATTTCTTAAAAGCAAGAATAAGAGAGCTTGAAGAGGAAAACAGGAAACTTTCTCTCCAGCTTGAAAAAAGGGATGAAAAAGCAAAGAAAACTGTTACGACAAAACAGGAGGTTGACAGGGAATTAAACGAGGCAAGGCAGAAGCTTTCTTCGCTCGGGAATGAACTGCAAAAACTTAAACAGGAGGCTCCCCGTGAATTGAGTTTCCGATTTTCTGAGAGTTTGCCCAGGCGCAAACTGGATGAGGTTCTTTTCTTACTCGGCTCGTTGCAGTCAAAGGCTCCAACGCTTGTAACCATTTATCTTGCACGGGATGAAACACTTAAGAATATAGAAGAGACGATAGCATCCCGGCTCGACAGTTCTGCAGCATACCTGATTGAAAAAATAGAGTCGTCAACAGGCAAGGCGATTTTTTATGATACGGACCAGATTATAAAATTAGTGGTTATCCCGGTTTTCCCGATATCGCATTCAGAATGTGCCCTTGGCAGGCAATTTGCTCTTGAACCCCTGGAAAAAAGTCTCGATAGTGATAAGATTCTTGTGCTCAATGCCCATGCGGGAGAGACGTTTGCCGGCATAGTGGAAGCTGATGCTTTTGCGGAACATGAAATAGTAAGAAGCAGCGTTATGGGGAAGCATTCAAAAGGAGGATGGAGCCAGAAGCGCTTCCAGAGCCTTGTCGAGGAGGATGTCAAGCACCATGCGGATAAGGTGAGGACGGCGCTTGAAAAGATGATCGGGAAGCATAAGGATATACAGTATGTCATTGCTGGCGGCGAGGGTAAGTTAATTAAAATGATAATGGAGGGGTATGATTATCCTCTGGTTATCAAGAGCATGGATGCCGGCTCGAATGCCGAACAGGTGCTCAGGGAAGCGATGGCAGTGAGGATATACGGAATTTGACCTGAAAAAGACGATAGAAGAATGTATATACAACAACTCCAATAATATGTTTCAAAGGGATAGATATGGAACAAAAAACGGTAATTAAGATAAACGAAGATATTTTAAAAAAGACCACCAGATGCAAAAAAGACTTTTCCTGTTTATCTGGCGAAATGGAGCTTTGCAGGGTTGAACTCTGTGTTGATAATAAAATCCATTTTATTAAATGCGTGAGCGATGAACCCTGCAGTTACAAGATACCCTTCGGGTACTCTTTTGTGTGCATCTGCCCTGTGAGGAAAGAGCTGCATAACCGATATGGAATTTAACCTGTCGCTATTTTTATTAACCTCTCAGCCCACACGAGCTTTTTCTTCTTCAAGGGAGTAACATTCTCATCCCTGAAATCAAACCCGATTAAAGTAATACTTCTCGCCCCCATTTCCTTCGCAAGGAACACACTCCTGTCCCCATCCGTGAACCCCCCGAAATTATAGACGTTCTTCAGGGGTTTTGACTGCGTTGTCCCGATCACTCTTTTCAGCCTCGGCACTTCTTTCATGAGCGCCTCTATGTTATCGCCGTGGGCATGCACCACCATTATTGCGCCTGCTCTTGCCTCGTCATCCATATTGCCGTCAAGGTCTGTAACAATAATATCAGGTATAATGCCGTTACTCATCAATATGCTCGTGGCGCCATCTGCCGCTATTGTGACGTATTTTTTAAAATCCACATCTTTAATCTCATCCGCAAGTACCGGCGCCTTCCCGCACACAAGGACATCCTTCCCATTAATAGTTCTTCGCAGGACCTCTATTCCCGCAACCTCATTTTTTTTCCTTGCCTTGGTTTCAAGCGTTTCAGAAAGCAAGAGCGCGGCACGCTCATCCTTTCTCCTGTCAAAACCCATGTCCTTGAGGATTAGCTTATAAACAGGCTCCCATTCCTCAAATTTCATATATTGATTAATTTAATATTAACCGCAGATGAACGCGGATAAACGCAGATAGAGAATTAACAAATCAGTCAGAGAGGAGTTTTAATTCCCCTTTCAGCTTCTCCAATCTTCCCTTAAGCCCGGAGCACCGGCGTTTACCTTCAGCCCGAAGGCTGAGCTGGCGCTCAACCTCCTTTATCCTGCCCTTTATGTGCTGCTTTTTCAAGTCTTTTTCAATCTGGGCTTCTATTATTGAATCCTTGACGTACATTGCACCTAAAGGATGATTTCGATATCCAGCTCTTCTGCCAGTTCTTTGTACCTGTTCCGTATGGTCACCTCAGTGATGCCCGCCACTTCTGCCACTTCACGCTGCGTCCTCCTGTCGCCGCACAGGATTGAGGCAATGTATATCGCAGCCGCAGCCACGCCGGTGGGGCCGCGCCCGCTTGTGAGTTCCTTTTCTGAAGCCTGCCTGAGTATCTCAACAGCCTTTGACTGGACTTCGCCTCGGAGGTTCAATCCCGAGCAGAAGCGCGGCACGTAATCTATCGGCGATGTCGGGATTAATTTTAACCCGAGCTCCCTTGAGATAAACCTGTACGTCCTCCCGATTTCCTTCCTGCTCACCCTTGATACTTCACCTATTTCATCCAGGGTTCTGGGGACATTGCACTGCCTGCATGCCGAATACAATGCTGCTGCAGCCACGCCCTCGATGCTCCGCCCGCGTATGAGGTTCTTATCAACCGCCTTGCGGTATACAACTGCTGCGGTTTCCCTCACGTTCTGAGATAAACCCAGAGCCGAAGCCATCCTGTCAAGTTCAGAGAGGGCAAAAGCCAGGTTCCTTTCTGTTGCATTGCTAACCCTTATCCTTCTCTGCCATTTTCTCAGCCGGTAGAGCTGCGCCCTGCTCTTGGATGAGATGGATTTGCCGTACGAATCCCGGTTCCGCCAGTCTATCATTGTAGAAAGCCCCTTATCATGGATAGTATAGGTCATGGGAGCGCCCACACGTGAGCGCTTCATCCTCTGGTCGTGGTCAAAAGCCCTCCACTCAGGTCCCTGGTCTATAAAATCTGCATCAACCACAAGCCCGCATTCGTTGCATACAAGTTCAGCCCGCTCATAGTCGTGCACAAGTGTATGACTTCCGCATTCAGGGCATACCACTGTTGCTTTTTCAAACTGACCGAGCTTTTCTTTCTCCTTTTTTTGTTTAATGCCTTCTCTTATCTTCTCGCGTTCGGTCTTCTCAACTTCTTTAACTTTCTCAATTTCTGCCATTTTATCATTCCTTTATGCCAAATAGACTCTTTCGTTTCTCAGCTTCACGAGTAGAGAGCCTGTGGTTTCTCTGAATATCTTGATGGAAATGTAGGGACCATTTACCGGACCGAAAATTTCTTTTATCCTTCCGATTTTCTTCATATTTTTTGTGACAACCGTTGAATTTTCAAATAAATCACCTGTTTTGAGTGTTTTATCAGCACGGACTATCAACAGGTTATCGACAGTATGCAGAATAGTTCCCAGTCTTTTCAATTTCGCCTCAGACGGAAAGGTTATATATAGCTAAATGTGCTATTTAAACTTTTTGGTCAAACTGGGTGTGGGACAAAAATGAAAGACGCCCTGTACCCATAAGCAACTTCAGTCCTTTAAAACAATAACGAAGACTCTTTTACCAATGTACTTTTTTTGAGCGTCTATCTTGGCACCATTTCCATAGGGTGTCACTTTTTTCTCATATATTTCTTCAACATTGTCTTTTATTGTCAATTTTCCGCCAACAACGGCTTTAATTTCTCTCATGCTATAGTATATACATGTAAATACTTATATACTTTGTGGACATTATGTGCTTATGTTCAAAAGTGATGATATCAGGGACAGGATAAAGGACATAGAAGAATTTCTGCTAAAGCAATACAAAGAGAACAAAGAAGAAAAGAAACGCGATTGGCGGACATACGAAGAACAATTGATGAACAGGATTAAAG
Coding sequences:
- the rrp42 gene encoding exosome complex protein Rrp42, which gives rise to MSLSNEVMAELRKDYIYNLMVKGEREDGRAFDQYREITIDTNVIEKAEGSARVKLGDTHLVVGVKIQPGTPFPDTPDQGVIITNLELIPLASPVFESGPPREDAIELARVVDRGIRESGAIDLAKLCVTAGEKVWMVFIDVHVLDDGGNIMDAASLGSIAALMTAKLPAKRFDLGEDSPLPIRDVPVAVTAVEVGGSIMLDPSLNEASIAGTKLTVISNQDGCLSGMQKSGVHPLTTEQINYIVDIAIEKAKELRQKFLEV
- a CDS encoding ribosome assembly factor SBDS, translating into MVALDESIIARLKTHGKTFEVFVEPEGALALKRGEAVKLENILAVEDVFLDAKNGDRPAEQDVISAFGTTDAIKIAEKIILEGELHLTTEQKKKIQEEKKRRVINIIAQNAINPQTKAPHPPARIEAAMDEAGVHIDPMKEVDEMVSITMKAIRPIIPIRFEEVKIAVKLPAEYAAKAYGSVAGFGNLTKQEWQNDGSWIGVITIPAGRQDELYSLLNRLTKGSAETKFLK
- the rrp41 gene encoding exosome complex exonuclease Rrp41, with protein sequence MSKPEKLLENGIRLDGRKPDELRPIKIKVGVLNRADGSCYFEFGGNKVIAAVYGPREVHPRHQQKSTSAVVRYRYNMASFSVEERKRPGPDRRSIEVSKVSREALEAVIFEEYFPRSAIDIFVEVLQADAGTRTAGINAASIALADAGIPMKSLVSACAVGKVDDTLVLDLNKDEDNYGQADMPIAMTPEGKITLLQMDGHLTKEEFKEGLEMAKTGCLAIHEMQKAALLEKYASQMEGDVLE
- a CDS encoding DUF2080 family transposase-associated protein, encoding MREIKAVVGGKLTIKDNVEEIYEKKVTPYGNGAKIDAQKKYIGKRVFVIVLKD
- a CDS encoding Vms1/Ankzf1 family peptidyl-tRNA hydrolase, which produces MFESVPVFKYGVFRKEEINFLKARIRELEEENRKLSLQLEKRDEKAKKTVTTKQEVDRELNEARQKLSSLGNELQKLKQEAPRELSFRFSESLPRRKLDEVLFLLGSLQSKAPTLVTIYLARDETLKNIEETIASRLDSSAAYLIEKIESSTGKAIFYDTDQIIKLVVIPVFPISHSECALGRQFALEPLEKSLDSDKILVLNAHAGETFAGIVEADAFAEHEIVRSSVMGKHSKGGWSQKRFQSLVEEDVKHHADKVRTALEKMIGKHKDIQYVIAGGEGKLIKMIMEGYDYPLVIKSMDAGSNAEQVLREAMAVRIYGI
- a CDS encoding DUF115 domain-containing protein codes for the protein MKFEEWEPVYKLILKDMGFDRRKDERAALLLSETLETKARKKNEVAGIEVLRRTINGKDVLVCGKAPVLADEIKDVDFKKYVTIAADGATSILMSNGIIPDIIVTDLDGNMDDEARAGAIMVVHAHGDNIEALMKEVPRLKRVIGTTQSKPLKNVYNFGGFTDGDRSVFLAKEMGARSITLIGFDFRDENVTPLKKKKLVWAERLIKIATG
- a CDS encoding DNA-directed RNA polymerase subunit P, with protein sequence MVYKCTRCKRAVEIDYEYSGIRCPYCGHRILVKERPVVVKRIKAE
- a CDS encoding transcription initiation factor IIB, encoding MAEIEKVKEVEKTEREKIREGIKQKKEKEKLGQFEKATVVCPECGSHTLVHDYERAELVCNECGLVVDADFIDQGPEWRAFDHDQRMKRSRVGAPMTYTIHDKGLSTMIDWRNRDSYGKSISSKSRAQLYRLRKWQRRIRVSNATERNLAFALSELDRMASALGLSQNVRETAAVVYRKAVDKNLIRGRSIEGVAAAALYSACRQCNVPRTLDEIGEVSRVSRKEIGRTYRFISRELGLKLIPTSPIDYVPRFCSGLNLRGEVQSKAVEILRQASEKELTSGRGPTGVAAAAIYIASILCGDRRTQREVAEVAGITEVTIRNRYKELAEELDIEIIL
- a CDS encoding Gar1/Naf1 family protein, encoding MKRLGTILHTVDNLLIVRADKTLKTGDLFENSTVVTKNMKKIGRIKEIFGPVNGPYISIKIFRETTGSLLVKLRNERVYLA
- a CDS encoding 50S ribosomal protein L37ae, yielding MMVETTAKGRKSRTAGRFGVRYGTKSRKLVADIEEKMRAEYTCSKCGAKKVKRTGTGIWQCTKCLHTFAGGAYVPQTSAHLTVLRAVQGEKVVSLEAEE
- the rrp4 gene encoding exosome complex RNA-binding protein Rrp4, which encodes MEKKLVIPGEFLSDDVTLADEGTYVEDGKVFSSVFGIASLKNHIRVVPLSGKYIPIPGDMIIGVITEVSFSNWIVDIRSPYEGLLHISEFPRRIESQDMSRYLTVGDSIMALVRDVDANMKVELTLNDQRLRQIKEGRIIEVTPSKVPRLIGRSGSMIAMLKNETNCNIFIGQNGRIWMTGKDKDLDLAVKAISKIDRESHISGLTDRIIKFLKEEKSGQVKEPEKEAKKEIKTEEHGKEEKSEAEHEEEKPGGILDELLGDK
- the psmA gene encoding archaeal proteasome endopeptidase complex subunit alpha — encoded protein: MQMAPQMGYDRAITVFSPDGRLFQVEYAREAVKRGTTAVGVKAVDGVALLVDKRITSKLLEAESIEKIFQIDDHIGAATSGLVADARVLIDRARVESQINKVTYDEPIDVETLSKKICDFKQSYTQYGGVRPFGTALLIAGVDDSKARLFETDPSGALLEYKATGIGSGRTEAMEVFEKKYTNDIKLEGAIILGLDALYSTAEGIFNASTIEVGIIELSTRKFRKLAPSEVEKYVEQVVKSHASEAKGKEKKKKTEE